From the genome of Astyanax mexicanus isolate ESR-SI-001 chromosome 3, AstMex3_surface, whole genome shotgun sequence:
TCATACTATGCTTTTGTTATCCATCAACAATCGTATAACTAAATAGGTCCACACTTTTTGGTAGAATTAAGTAACAGAAGTTTGgagagcctgttttatttattttatttcacaataaTCTTAAATGTCTGTTTGAGTCATCACTGTCCTATTATTTCCACATTTTAGCCATCTATATAACTATAAGGTTGTGCTGAAGAATCATACATCTATTTTCATTATTCTATACACTATTCTGTTGCTATGCCacatatttcagtcatttcaatatcagattttttaatgttttaatcctAGCTGCAAAACCAACATATGCTTatcaataaaatcaaatcaatgtAATGCTGAGCTTGATTAGAATTTATTATACTGCCCCTTGACCTTGAACTATTGTGGTGTTAATGAGTTTATTACTTAAGTGAAAGGTTCTCTGAGGGCGTTTGTGCACAGCACACACTTCTGTGGATGGCTCACGCTTTTAaaaaaactggtgtgttttaaatttagtattttttttttcatctctttgTGCTGTAATGCGTTGATACATGCTTCCCCAGCAACAAGCAGCACTGCTACCATGGAGAACTTTACTACATAAcctcttttaaatgtttaaatgcagcAGTTAAACGATGGAAAATTcaacaaaacacaaaatgttttagttaatttatCTAATGTACCATCagtgtcatgaaaaaaaaaatctttaaaacaccAATTTTACCTTAGAAGAAATGTCATCTCCCCTTCAATGGACATCCCTGTAAAATGTATTCCATGgcatttgaagcatttctattagtctatTTATTACAAAAGTTTTGAAActgacacagtgtaaagaacCACTaccagtaaataaaaataataattaagcaaACAAACAGTTATAACCAAAAACCCTTGTGCTAAATCTCTCATTACCCACCTTAATGTTACCTCTGTAAATATGCTTTCACACTAAATGTGCTTTTTAACACATCGTTTTCAGTGGGAAGCAGGTAGGTAAACAGTCTCCGGGGCAACAAATGCACTGGGTCATACAAGGTTGTGTGATCCTGGGTTGACAGGGCCCAGATccattattaaaattaatataaaacattttaatacatgAACTTATAAAgtatacataaaaaaagaaaacccaaaaaggACAAATGTGATGCCCAGGGGCCACAGGAAGATGGCAAaagaatacttaaaaaaaaaaaaaaaaaaaaaaaaaaaggccaaaaggACAATTTGGGATGCAAAAGTTAACTGGAGACCCACAAAGGGACACTTGgcagaaaaaaaagacattagcagATGCCCAAAAGAATATTTGGAGCACTTAGAGATAGCTGTTGATACAGTGTTCTTGGGGGATACCTTGTAATAGTTTAAAAATATTCCTAAAACACTCCTTtagtcatttaaaaataatagcagattttaatgaatatttaaaacCTAACTGCAAAAACAACACATGCTTATCAATACAATCAAATCAATGTAATGCTGAACTTGATCTGATTTTTATTATACTGCCCCTTGACATTAAACTATGTGGTGTTTATTACTTAAGTGAAAGGTTCACTTATAGTCAGCtttcttttttctgctttaaCAAATGTATTAATTAGAGTCAGCTCTACCCAGCAACCTCACACCTCTGCCGAGACTAGCTAAGAGCAGTTTGATAGATTCTGGCCCATAGGTCAAAATGTGCATCTCttatattatgtaaaatatatgcATATAGGTCAGGCAAGCACAGAGTTAAAAGAATTATCAACCCTGTTGATAGTAATGTGCTGACATGTTCCTAATCTGAAACTGATATTCAAGGATTACCCGTCTCTCCCCTGCAGTATCAATGCATCACGTCCACATTCAGCAGAATTCCAGGTCACCCACAATCTCATTTAATCTCATTTAATATGTTGTTTCTTCTTAATTTAAAATGAGGTTTTGAAGTAGTAATAAAATAATTGTGTTGTATACAAAAGTATATAGAATTTGTAAAAACAGCTGTATGTGTATGCGTGTATgtgcaattattttttatttgattaatgtgATGCAAGGCTGTGGAATATTGCATGAAAGGTTAAGtcatattttttcatgtttaattggtgttaatttgcaaaaaaaaaaaacagtgtttatttaaaaaaatctctatctattgtttttgccatattaatttcagtaaaaatattgtgtttacaTGCTCTCAATACAGACATTATTGTTTTGGCTATTTATtatgcttaaatattttttttctagggCAGAATGACTGAAAGACATACACCATATAACAATAATCTTTCATAGAAACAAAACATAATTTGATGCACAAGCTTCCTTTTTAATTAGTAAAAAGTATGCATACAGGGTCATTGTCCTGATGAAACATTTTTCATTCCATTTTTGTCCAGGTTTTAGCCATTTAGCAATGGTTTGATTTTATGCTTATGTATAAATAGTGCTGCCTTTTTAATAGTGAATTTGTACTTTGACACCAACTTTGGCAAGAGCTACATGTAGCTTGTTGTTTGCTATAGTTGTTTGTTCTCCACTTTTGAATTAATTTCTGGACAGTAAAATGGCTgatttgtaattgtttttaaatctttttaaattcATTACAAGACTCAAACCCTCTTTCCCCATAGAACTCTTTTGATTTGGTCATGCTTATTCACCCATTTAAACAACAtttgtaaacatattttttatacatcTAAACATATAATAAGGGACATTGTTTTGCTTTCTTgatagtaaaaaaacaaaatagacattggacatttctgtttatttttctagGGCAGAATGACTAAACAACATATAACCtattttaaatagataaaaaaaagaattaatgcaCAAGccaatttttttctgaaattaacctaaaaatacaaatacagggtcattgtcctgttgaaacacCCAATTGCACCCAAATGATCCACTTCTGTAATACTGACGATGTTCATTGTAACAAGATTCAACTTTCTCCCAACAATGTAAGGAAGTATAAAGCATGTCCTTTTGGAACCTCTGTGCTGCAACGTGGAATGGAatatagcaataaaaaaaacagattagcaAAGCAACTGGTCGTGAGAACTTCGGACAGGCGCTGCCACTTCAGCTTCATCTGAACATGTTATGACCATTAACAGGGTCATCTGACTAGATACAAGTCCTATAAATGCCTGTCAGTTCAGAAGAGCTATCACATTTATCCAGTCTTCATCCCAGTGAGGTGAGTCAGTTACAGTCACAGATAGTTCAATTTGGATTTTACAGGATTTTGGCTTCTCTACTGGATTTTAACTTTCTGAAACGCCTTAACACTACTCTGTGTTTCTGCAGGTGTGCTCTCTGGTGGATAATCATGAAGTTTCTTGCTGTAATCCTTGCACTTTCAGTGCTCTCAGGTGAGCTTCTTTCTTGTAAATATGTTGTTAGCCAGCAATACAGAATAAGTAGTATggattattctattttattaaataattagggattgttttattctttttggcTGACTAGATTAGACTAGTGTAAGGTGACTGCTAAACCTGTAGGCTATTTAAATTTTACCACCTACTTTTATGGAGTTAGCACCCCATCACCATGCTACCTCTTCCCCACATGTGAATCTTTCTTTTAGTCCTAACATCTGTTTAACAATGTAGAAATCACCCTTACACAGTACAAGTTCTCTCCACTTCTACAGTCATACATTCAAAATTTGACTTTGAATATAACACACAATGTCTTTACTTTACAGGCTGCCATGGGCGCTTCATGTTTCAGGATGAGCCCAAAACCCCCTGGGAGGAAACAGTGGATAAGTTTTGGGAGTATGTGGCTGACCTGAGCTCCAGGGCTGAGGAGATGAAGGACAACATCAAAAGCACCCAGCTTATCAGAGAGCTTGAGTGAGTATAGGAGACTCACACAGTCTTTTAAAACAGTAACAATTATGGTTTTATAATAGAATTGTATAAATGTACCAATGTGTCAGTACACTTTGCAAACACAATAGTACTAGCTGCAgatttgtaaatgtaaaaacaggccaaagataGCTTTACATCCAAACACTTCttatagtgttttatttagttttctataAAAAATCCCATGTTTCCATGTTCCAGCACTCTGATCAGTGACAGTATGGCAGAGCTGCAGATGTACAGTGATGACATGCAGTCCAAGTTTGGTCCTTACGCCCAGGAGACTGCTGAGAAGTTTCACGATGACCTGAAACTGCTGATGAATAAACTCAACATGCACATGGAAGAGGCAAAGGATCGCATGACTGAATACGGACAGGAGCTTCAGACCATGGTGGAGCAGAACACAGAAGATGTCAAGAACAGGGTTACCTCTTACGTCCGCAAGCTGAAGAAACGTCTGAGCAAGGACACCCAGGAGATCAACAAGTAAGTCCAATAACGTTGCTCAGTTCATGAGGAAATAGATTAGATAGACGTACAACAATATCTACATTCTAAACAAGACAAGACTGATATAAGATATGATATATCTAttcatttcttgttttttcttgcaCTTCAGGAAAATGGAAACATACTTTGATGAAGTCCAGGCTCGTGCTACTCAGGGAGTGGAAGATGTGAAAGAACGCCTGACGCCATACTTTGACGTTGTACGCCAGAATGCTGAAGACAAATTCACCACCATCGGAGAGCTGCTGAAAGCCCAGGCTGAAAACGTGAAGGAGAGACTGGAACAAATTAAAGAGCACATCGAGAAGACCAAAGAGAATGTGCACGTCAAAGTCCAGGAAAATATAGAGAAAGTGCAAAACTGGTTTCAGGAACTACAGGAGAGGATACAGGAGATGGCAGCCTAGGAActctataaataaaaaagtggatTAACTGTGGACAGAAAGAAATGAGTGTGGTTAATGAAAATGTACAGCATGTGCTGAGCAGTTGATGTGATACATTCAGCAAAATAAGCTAAAAGCAGTTGAGTAGATTTCCTTTTAGCACTTAGGCATTGACCACAAAGAAACATTTCAAGATTGTCACAAGAAATGCTGGTGGTTTAGTCCAGTTTAGCTTAGTTCTGTACATTATACCaacaaactgtgttttttaaaaataaaacatataaaacaaacatgACTTTGTTCATCTTAATCAATTACATATTTTCAaccatttttatttaacattgacAATTTGACAATATAAATAAACGTCCTATTGACCTACTGTCAATAAACAAATGCCTTGTGAACTTTCTCCACTGCATTCCCAGTGGAGAGTAAAAccattatcattttaaaattgcAAAACCCTATTATTTATTCATAATTAGATATTTTTTCCAAACCTTATTCATTGCCTGATTGCCTcttctttatttaaaattaatacatttggaTTACAACATAAAAAGAAGGGTTTGTATTTCATCATTGCTTGATTCCAGTTCTTACTAGTTAGAATTTGTGCATTTTCAccaattcatttttattatatttttattgagaAATAGTGaattatgaaaaattaaatgaCTAGTAAAAGCTAGTACAAATTAAGTTTTTGCATATTTAATTTTGAGAATTGCATATGTGCATTATTTATTACTTTGTAAAATAGGCTGGTGAAGGTACATAAAAAAGATAAGATCCTGTTATTGTAAGAATTAAAGCATTGTAAATGCCAAATTCACTTGTAAAAAGCTctgttatatttataaaaattatgaatttctaaAGTATCAAAGAGATATATTTTTTGAAGGACATGTGTCCTGAAtgtatgtgtgcgtgtttgtttagtttttctgCATTGTTTAGCTCCTTCAAATACAGTAAATTCAAGCTTTAAATTTAGTTTTCTTATTTATAAATCCCTCTTACAGATTCCTttaatattttgcttttttgccatatttatttattttttcagattatcaaacaaacttccaCATCTGACAATGATaaccaatttaaataaaaaagtgttgtttttaaatgataatttgatTTACTAAGGGAAATAAGTAAtacaaaaccaaaaaataaataaataaataaataaataaaacctacaAATGTGATTTTATATATCCACATTGTTGGTGAGTAAATGACATAATTGTGAAACTGCGTTTTTCTGTTGACTAGTCGTTCCATCAAATTTCTGCATCccaacatatttattattttttaaatttattaaatctttatttttgagtgcattatataaattatctatatattttataactggtacgtaattcaggtctgaaagggttaaacctaAAGAATCTGCAGCGCTCGGAGAGTTTAGTGGAGGAGTTTGCTCGGGGAGCTGGGCTGATCTTCCGGTCTGTGCGGATGTTATGCTGGAGCAGACACGAGGAGAAGAAACTCCAGAAAAacacagagttaaaaaaaacacagagactcACCGCGAGGGAAAGAAACTCCAGTGAAACACAGAGTTAAAAACAGAGCAAAGTAAAGagacgctgagagagagagagagagagagagagagagagagagagagagagagagagagagagagagagagagagagcgcagctgAAGCGGCGAGTGTGCAGCAggagagagaggagctgcaggGGAAAAACAGTGGAGCAGAGTGgagaggaggagtggagagaagaGGGAAGGTCTGGTCAATATGGAGTAAGACGTGCGGCACGCTGCTGAACAAACTACTT
Proteins encoded in this window:
- the apoea gene encoding apolipoprotein Ea, which encodes MKFLAVILALSVLSGCHGRFMFQDEPKTPWEETVDKFWEYVADLSSRAEEMKDNIKSTQLIRELDTLISDSMAELQMYSDDMQSKFGPYAQETAEKFHDDLKLLMNKLNMHMEEAKDRMTEYGQELQTMVEQNTEDVKNRVTSYVRKLKKRLSKDTQEINKKMETYFDEVQARATQGVEDVKERLTPYFDVVRQNAEDKFTTIGELLKAQAENVKERLEQIKEHIEKTKENVHVKVQENIEKVQNWFQELQERIQEMAA